A single genomic interval of Bacteroidales bacterium harbors:
- a CDS encoding pyridoxal phosphate-dependent aminotransferase produces the protein MPDISTRGQLMPNSPIRKLVPLAEEADRRGVRVLRLNIGQPDLLTSPNALEAIHSLNAKVIEYGHSAGNESLRRKFAEFYKKIGISLDYRDILITTGGSEAITLTLLTCLNAGDEIIVPEPFYANYFSFATAADVKVIPVISSIENGFALPPISEFEKKITKKTRAIIICNPNNPTGYLYSWEELNQIRDLVLKHNLFFICDEVYRELCYDGNAIKSSMLLEGIDDHLILIDSVSKRYSATGLRVGLMASRNRQLLETALKFCQARLCPPNIGQVAAEAALDSPPEYSEYIYNSFLERRNFLVKALNEIPGVYSPVPKGAFYTMAKLPVDDAEKFSMWMLQHFEHNKQTVMLAPGSGFYTSPGKGKTEVRIAYVLNIDDLRTAIECLKIGLEQYPGRRM, from the coding sequence ATGCCCGATATATCCACACGTGGCCAGTTAATGCCAAATTCGCCGATCCGTAAATTGGTTCCTCTTGCTGAAGAAGCTGACAGGAGAGGTGTCAGGGTTTTGCGACTGAACATAGGTCAGCCTGATCTGCTTACATCGCCTAATGCACTTGAAGCAATACACTCGTTAAATGCAAAAGTAATTGAGTATGGTCATAGCGCAGGAAATGAATCGCTGCGACGCAAATTTGCCGAATTCTATAAAAAAATAGGTATCTCTCTGGACTATCGTGATATTTTAATTACAACCGGGGGATCGGAAGCCATAACGCTCACGCTGCTCACATGCCTGAATGCCGGAGATGAAATTATTGTACCCGAACCATTTTATGCGAACTATTTCAGTTTTGCCACCGCTGCCGATGTTAAGGTAATCCCCGTGATATCAAGTATTGAAAACGGATTTGCATTGCCTCCGATAAGTGAATTCGAAAAAAAGATTACCAAAAAAACAAGGGCAATTATTATCTGCAACCCGAATAACCCCACAGGGTATTTATATTCATGGGAGGAGCTGAACCAGATAAGGGACCTTGTTCTGAAGCACAACCTCTTTTTCATTTGTGATGAGGTATACAGGGAACTATGTTATGACGGTAATGCAATTAAATCCTCCATGCTTCTTGAAGGCATCGATGACCACCTGATCCTCATTGATTCGGTATCCAAGCGATACAGCGCAACAGGGCTGCGGGTCGGCCTTATGGCATCACGGAACCGGCAGCTTCTTGAAACAGCACTTAAATTCTGCCAGGCACGACTATGTCCTCCTAACATCGGACAGGTAGCCGCTGAGGCAGCGTTGGATTCTCCTCCTGAATACTCAGAATACATCTACAATTCATTTCTCGAAAGACGGAATTTTCTTGTAAAAGCACTCAATGAAATTCCCGGTGTTTACAGTCCCGTTCCGAAAGGCGCGTTTTATACAATGGCCAAGCTTCCGGTGGACGACGCTGAAAAATTTTCAATGTGGATGCTTCAGCACTTCGAACACAATAAGCAAACGGTAATGCTTGCGCCCGGATCAGGGTTTTATACAAGCCCCGGCAAAGGCAAAACTGAGGTGCGTATAGCCTATGTGCTGAATATTGATGACCTGAGAACCGCCATTGAATGCCTGAAGATCGGGTTGGAACAGTATCCCGGCAGAAGAATGTAG
- a CDS encoding transglutaminase domain-containing protein, translating into MKKSPIILILFLTLINAALIAQVRDEFGTVKPEQLSMTSYAHDDKAEAVVLYDFGKTFFYDSDNGFQIIFERTTKIKIFSKAGLKYATVEIPYYIETTQLEKVFDIEGYTFNFGATGLQKTGLSNKSVYDEKVNDHWMVKKFEMPDVKEGSVIEYKYKVISPYFTNLRDWEFQRGIPTVYSEYTVGMIPFYEYCYIFQGAKKFDVFTVAPTVMKRNYAGMEFADNNYTFGMKNIPAFRDESFITSINDYLMKIDFQLAVVHHPNGANVDYITTWPLLNEKLLKDADFGLFMKAVSRNAGDILSTMNLDSKSPQEKAEAITDYVKANFNWDGASSKFTGQTAKDFLKTKTGNCASINLFLIAVLNAAGVQTYPVILSTRGNGKVPVDFPFQQFLNYVVAMAMIDNKPVLLDATEPLSPFGMLPARCINEKGLIVNKDKIEWIPLIDQNISSETDSLHIVLTPAVDSATTDFHITATGHKALDYRSDYTDDHMDFEKDLFNEEVVMKSHVIARNEKECLKPFLLDYKAATSVETVGDKLLVTPFPGLVPGENPLKLNYRNYPVDMVYAETNLLHSVIDIPQGYKLAEVPKEINEDTPVTAITYKVETSGDKIIVNGSYTFKKAIYQPAEYYNLKGAFTQIVQTFNNKIILVKI; encoded by the coding sequence ATGAAAAAGTCACCCATTATTCTGATCCTGTTTCTGACACTTATAAATGCAGCACTTATCGCACAGGTACGTGATGAATTCGGCACTGTAAAACCGGAACAGCTTTCAATGACTTCCTATGCCCATGATGACAAGGCAGAGGCAGTTGTACTGTATGATTTTGGCAAAACCTTTTTCTATGATTCGGATAACGGCTTCCAGATCATTTTTGAGCGCACGACCAAAATAAAAATATTTTCTAAAGCAGGACTGAAATATGCCACTGTTGAAATTCCCTATTACATTGAAACTACTCAGCTTGAAAAAGTTTTTGACATTGAAGGGTACACCTTCAATTTTGGCGCCACCGGTTTACAAAAAACAGGACTTAGCAATAAATCCGTTTATGATGAAAAGGTGAATGATCACTGGATGGTGAAAAAATTTGAAATGCCCGATGTGAAGGAGGGCTCGGTTATCGAGTACAAATACAAAGTGATCTCTCCCTATTTTACAAACCTTCGCGACTGGGAATTCCAACGCGGCATTCCCACTGTTTACAGTGAATATACTGTCGGTATGATTCCTTTTTATGAATACTGTTATATCTTCCAGGGGGCTAAAAAGTTTGATGTTTTCACCGTTGCCCCCACAGTCATGAAGCGAAATTATGCCGGTATGGAATTCGCCGATAACAATTACACCTTCGGGATGAAAAACATTCCGGCCTTCAGGGATGAATCCTTTATCACTTCGATAAATGACTACCTGATGAAGATCGATTTTCAGCTGGCAGTCGTTCACCACCCTAATGGAGCCAATGTCGATTATATAACCACCTGGCCGCTGCTCAATGAAAAGCTGCTGAAGGATGCTGATTTTGGACTTTTTATGAAAGCAGTGTCACGTAATGCCGGTGACATCCTTTCAACTATGAACCTTGATTCAAAATCACCACAGGAGAAAGCAGAGGCAATAACCGATTATGTTAAGGCTAATTTTAACTGGGATGGTGCCAGTTCGAAATTTACAGGTCAAACCGCAAAGGATTTTCTGAAAACAAAAACCGGTAATTGCGCTTCCATTAATCTTTTCCTGATTGCTGTGCTAAATGCGGCGGGAGTGCAGACCTATCCTGTGATACTGAGCACGCGGGGAAACGGGAAAGTGCCGGTGGACTTTCCCTTCCAGCAGTTTCTCAATTATGTTGTGGCAATGGCTATGATTGATAATAAACCGGTGCTCCTTGATGCCACCGAACCGCTTAGTCCGTTCGGCATGCTTCCCGCAAGATGCATCAATGAAAAGGGGCTTATTGTAAATAAAGATAAGATCGAGTGGATTCCTCTGATCGATCAGAATATTTCATCGGAGACCGATTCACTTCATATCGTTCTGACTCCGGCTGTGGATTCGGCTACAACTGATTTTCATATCACTGCAACGGGACATAAAGCCCTTGACTACCGTTCGGATTACACGGATGACCATATGGATTTTGAAAAGGACCTTTTTAATGAAGAAGTTGTAATGAAAAGTCATGTCATTGCCCGAAATGAAAAGGAATGTTTAAAACCTTTCCTTCTTGACTATAAAGCGGCTACCTCAGTTGAAACGGTTGGCGACAAACTGCTGGTGACACCCTTTCCCGGGCTGGTTCCCGGTGAAAATCCGCTTAAACTGAATTACAGGAATTACCCGGTAGATATGGTTTATGCAGAGACCAACCTTCTACATTCCGTTATTGACATTCCACAGGGTTATAAGCTGGCAGAAGTTCCTAAAGAAATTAATGAAGACACTCCGGTTACCGCCATTACTTACAAAGTAGAAACCAGTGGAGATAAAATTATTGTGAATGGTTCGTATACTTTTAAGAAGGCGATATACCAACCTGCAGAATACTACAACCTGAAAGGCGCCTTTACCCAGATCGTGCAGACATTTAATAATAAGATTATTCTGGTGAAGATTTGA
- a CDS encoding MBL fold metallo-hydrolase, with product MLTVCAIASGSNGNCYYIGNNQDALLIDAGISARQTIARMKHKGLDPLKIKAIFITHEHSDHTCGARVLSKKLKVPVYITSATFKALYNNLRPDAPRFFVPGTEITIGAFRVYPFTKQHDAADPCSFRVEYNGQHTGVFTDIGNPCDNVIQNFSMCHVAFLETNYDEKMLWEGKYPWPLKRRIASEHGHLSNDQAYTLLVNNCGERLHTVFLSHLSAENNTPETAFNRFTGISDRIKIHMTSRHEAGEVIIFKPSGIKAVDPDGQILLFGN from the coding sequence ATGCTTACAGTATGCGCGATAGCCTCGGGAAGTAACGGAAACTGCTATTATATCGGCAACAACCAGGATGCCCTGCTTATTGATGCCGGAATATCCGCACGCCAGACAATTGCCCGGATGAAACACAAAGGCCTCGACCCATTAAAGATAAAGGCTATCTTCATTACCCACGAACATTCGGATCATACATGCGGGGCACGTGTATTGAGCAAAAAGCTAAAAGTGCCTGTTTATATTACATCTGCAACTTTCAAAGCGCTTTACAATAACCTCAGGCCTGATGCGCCGCGTTTTTTTGTACCCGGAACTGAAATTACGATCGGTGCCTTCCGGGTTTATCCGTTTACCAAGCAGCATGATGCTGCGGATCCCTGTTCATTCAGGGTTGAATATAACGGGCAGCATACAGGAGTATTCACCGATATTGGCAATCCCTGTGATAATGTGATACAGAATTTCAGTATGTGCCATGTTGCCTTTCTCGAAACAAACTATGATGAAAAAATGCTCTGGGAAGGAAAATACCCATGGCCGCTGAAAAGAAGAATTGCTTCTGAACACGGGCATTTATCAAATGACCAGGCTTATACACTGCTTGTAAATAATTGCGGAGAGCGACTTCATACCGTGTTTCTGAGCCATCTTTCGGCTGAAAACAATACTCCTGAAACGGCATTTAACCGGTTTACAGGTATAAGTGACCGGATAAAAATTCACATGACTTCGCGCCACGAAGCCGGAGAGGTTATCATTTTCAAGCCCTCAGGTATAAAGGCAGTGGATCCTGACGGACAGATATTGTTGTTTGGAAATTAA
- the pdxH gene encoding pyridoxamine 5'-phosphate oxidase: MDYHSLEIDNLDADPIVQFRYWLNEALKSNAPEPTAMVLSTSTLQGRISSRVVLLKGVDNIGFTFFTNYESKKAEHLSANPSGSLLFYWPTLERQVRIEGKILKTAPHESDEYFITRPEGSKIGAWASPQSRRIPNREYLENLQKDYTRLFRSRALERPENWGGYKLIPDLMEFWQSRENRLHDRFEYTRNGGMWEVYRLAP; this comes from the coding sequence ATGGATTACCACTCACTCGAAATTGATAACCTAGACGCTGATCCTATTGTTCAGTTCAGGTATTGGCTTAATGAAGCACTCAAATCAAATGCACCTGAACCAACGGCCATGGTACTTTCTACTTCCACACTGCAAGGGAGAATTTCTTCAAGGGTAGTGCTTTTAAAAGGAGTGGACAATATTGGCTTTACATTCTTTACTAACTACGAAAGCAAAAAAGCTGAGCATCTTTCAGCCAATCCCTCCGGCTCATTGCTTTTCTACTGGCCTACACTTGAGCGCCAGGTTCGCATTGAAGGGAAGATACTGAAGACCGCACCGCATGAATCCGATGAATATTTTATTACAAGACCTGAGGGAAGCAAGATCGGTGCATGGGCTTCACCTCAGAGCAGGAGGATACCCAACAGGGAATATCTTGAAAACCTGCAGAAAGATTATACAAGACTGTTCCGGTCGAGGGCCCTGGAACGCCCTGAAAACTGGGGCGGGTACAAACTGATCCCTGATCTCATGGAATTCTGGCAAAGCCGTGAAAACAGGCTTCACGATCGCTTCGAATATACCCGGAACGGAGGAATGTGGGAGGTGTACAGGCTGGCACCGTGA
- a CDS encoding YihY/virulence factor BrkB family protein has product MNSALQDYTFKILNRRFKGLTERMRKVHFPGGGGLSVYEVVTLYIKGLMKGSLNIRATSIAFHFMLALGPAVIFLLGLIPYLPFTKFQVDLMDILQNIIPDNSYAVFNSILHEIFDKHHGLQIFGFLVTLFFIQKGLNGIIEAFNASYHTTVTTRSWFERRLISVSLFFIFFILGTIAAIILFMSNMAIKNLYATGVIKVHATVVILFFGKWLVVLAMTFLAISFLYFMAPAHKVKWRLFTPGSAFATLLSIVTSMIVSYFINHFAPFNRFFGSIGTLIAVMLWMNFNAIALLAGFELNACIKNAQYSKLEPSVI; this is encoded by the coding sequence ATGAATTCGGCCCTTCAAGACTATACCTTTAAAATTCTTAACAGAAGGTTTAAAGGCCTTACTGAAAGGATGAGGAAAGTACATTTTCCGGGAGGCGGAGGATTATCGGTTTATGAAGTCGTCACCCTGTATATAAAAGGTCTGATGAAAGGCTCACTGAATATCAGGGCTACTTCAATTGCCTTCCATTTTATGCTGGCGCTGGGACCGGCTGTGATTTTCCTTCTCGGGCTCATACCATACCTGCCTTTTACAAAGTTCCAGGTAGACCTTATGGATATTCTTCAGAATATCATACCGGATAACTCTTATGCGGTTTTTAATTCAATCCTTCACGAAATTTTTGACAAGCATCACGGCCTCCAGATTTTCGGTTTCCTTGTTACATTGTTTTTTATACAAAAGGGACTTAACGGCATCATTGAAGCTTTTAACGCCAGCTATCACACAACAGTAACCACCAGGTCATGGTTTGAACGCCGGCTAATTTCAGTGAGCCTGTTTTTCATATTTTTCATTCTCGGAACCATTGCCGCCATAATCCTGTTCATGAGCAATATGGCTATAAAAAACCTTTATGCTACAGGAGTGATAAAGGTACATGCCACGGTTGTAATTCTTTTTTTCGGGAAGTGGCTTGTTGTGTTGGCAATGACCTTCCTTGCCATATCATTTTTATACTTCATGGCACCGGCACACAAAGTGAAATGGCGATTATTTACACCGGGTTCCGCTTTTGCCACTCTTCTTTCGATTGTAACATCCATGATCGTTTCATATTTTATCAATCATTTTGCACCTTTTAACCGGTTCTTCGGATCGATAGGCACACTGATAGCCGTTATGTTATGGATGAATTTCAATGCAATAGCTTTGCTGGCCGGTTTCGAACTCAACGCCTGCATAAAAAACGCACAGTATAGCAAACTTGAACCATCAGTAATCTGA
- a CDS encoding valine--tRNA ligase: MEIPSKYNPAQVEDKWYKYWMDKKFFKSVPDNRIPYTIVIPPPNVTGVLHMGHMLNNTIQDILIRRARMKGKNACWVPGTDHASIATEARVVAKLKNEGIEKSSLTRDQFLEHAWQWKQNHGSIILEQLKKLGASCDWDRTKFTMDDDMSESVIKVFVDLFSKGLIYRGIRMVNWDPQAHTAVSDEEVIYREVKSKLYFVKYKIEGEDGFVTIATTRPETILGDTAVCVNPVDPRYAHLRGKKVVVPLVNRVVPVIEDSYVDMEFGTGCLKITPAHDINDYEIGIRFNLPVIDIFNEDGTLNAKAVLFTGVDRFKARELAVSKLESDGLLVKTEEYVNKVGYSERTDAVIEPRLSLQWFLKMKKLAEPALEHVMNDDIVLTPAKFKNSYRNWMENVRDWCISRQLWWGQRIPAYYIGESNDYVVAENVEKAVELARAKTGRSDLMADELRQDEDVLDTWFSSWLWPVSVFDGIRNPDNADIKYYYPTDDLITAPDILFFWVARMIMSGYEYRKQKPFKSVYLTGIVRDIKRRKMSKSLGNSPDPLHLIEKYSADGVRVGMLLCSSAGNDLLFDENLPEQGRNFTNKMWNAFRLVKSWQVAPDDRPGNASERAIVWFYERLKQGVREIEESFEQYRISEALMIAYKLFWDEFSSWYLEIVKPEYQQPIDRRTYQSTIEMFEVLLRILHPFVPFITEEIWHMLKERPQGYSIMYEKAPSVKPIDKAKIRLFEQVKEVVTFIRNTRTEKQIPVKQKLVLCIKPVDYNNDFESVIIKLGNLSEVKIISEKPEGAASFITAGAEYYIPLGELHDSEQETKKLEEELAYLEGFLESVMKKLTNEKFVSNAPPKVLELENRKKSDAETKIKAIRERLLQLKNE; this comes from the coding sequence ATGGAAATTCCCAGCAAATATAATCCGGCACAGGTTGAAGACAAGTGGTACAAATACTGGATGGATAAGAAATTTTTCAAATCGGTTCCTGACAACCGCATTCCGTATACAATCGTCATTCCGCCTCCTAATGTAACCGGTGTTCTTCATATGGGGCACATGCTGAATAACACAATCCAGGATATCCTTATCCGGCGTGCCCGGATGAAAGGTAAGAACGCCTGCTGGGTGCCCGGAACCGATCATGCATCCATAGCTACAGAAGCCCGGGTTGTAGCCAAGCTTAAAAATGAAGGTATCGAAAAGAGCAGTCTTACCCGTGACCAGTTCCTTGAGCACGCCTGGCAATGGAAGCAAAATCACGGAAGCATCATCCTTGAGCAGTTGAAAAAGCTGGGTGCCTCCTGCGATTGGGATCGTACAAAGTTCACGATGGACGATGACATGTCAGAAAGTGTAATTAAGGTTTTTGTTGATTTGTTCAGCAAAGGACTTATCTACAGGGGAATCCGCATGGTCAACTGGGATCCGCAGGCACATACAGCGGTTTCTGATGAGGAAGTGATTTACCGCGAAGTGAAATCGAAATTGTATTTTGTAAAATATAAGATAGAGGGGGAAGACGGGTTCGTAACCATCGCTACCACCCGTCCCGAAACCATCCTGGGCGATACTGCCGTTTGCGTGAATCCTGTTGATCCCAGGTATGCTCACCTTAGAGGTAAAAAGGTTGTTGTGCCGCTGGTTAACCGTGTAGTCCCTGTAATTGAAGACAGTTATGTGGATATGGAATTCGGAACCGGATGCCTGAAAATTACACCGGCCCATGATATAAACGACTATGAAATCGGCATACGCTTTAATTTACCTGTAATCGACATATTCAACGAAGACGGTACGCTCAATGCAAAGGCAGTACTCTTCACCGGTGTCGACCGCTTTAAAGCAAGAGAACTTGCGGTTTCAAAACTTGAGTCGGACGGACTTCTTGTGAAAACCGAAGAATATGTAAATAAAGTTGGTTATTCCGAAAGAACCGATGCGGTAATAGAGCCAAGGCTTTCACTGCAGTGGTTCTTAAAAATGAAGAAACTGGCTGAACCCGCCCTTGAACATGTGATGAATGATGATATAGTTCTTACACCTGCAAAATTCAAAAATTCATACCGTAACTGGATGGAGAATGTAAGAGACTGGTGCATTTCAAGGCAACTGTGGTGGGGCCAGCGCATTCCGGCGTATTATATAGGAGAAAGCAATGATTATGTCGTTGCTGAAAATGTTGAAAAGGCAGTTGAACTTGCCAGGGCAAAAACAGGCCGGTCTGATCTTATGGCAGACGAACTTCGACAGGATGAAGATGTGCTTGACACATGGTTTTCATCGTGGCTTTGGCCTGTTTCGGTATTTGACGGAATCAGAAACCCTGACAATGCCGATATCAAATATTATTATCCTACCGATGACCTGATCACGGCACCTGACATCCTCTTTTTCTGGGTGGCCCGGATGATCATGTCAGGCTATGAATACCGGAAACAAAAACCTTTCAAAAGTGTATATCTAACCGGAATCGTAAGGGATATAAAAAGGAGAAAAATGTCAAAATCCCTTGGTAATTCTCCCGATCCTCTTCACCTGATTGAGAAGTACAGTGCCGATGGTGTTCGTGTTGGAATGTTGCTTTGTTCAAGTGCCGGAAATGACCTGCTTTTTGATGAGAATCTACCGGAACAGGGCAGAAATTTCACGAATAAAATGTGGAATGCTTTCCGTCTTGTGAAATCGTGGCAGGTTGCACCGGACGACAGGCCTGGCAATGCTTCTGAAAGAGCCATTGTCTGGTTTTATGAAAGACTAAAGCAGGGAGTACGCGAAATTGAAGAGTCTTTTGAACAGTACCGGATCTCAGAAGCCCTGATGATTGCCTATAAGCTTTTCTGGGATGAATTCTCATCCTGGTACCTCGAAATCGTAAAACCGGAATACCAGCAGCCTATTGACAGGCGCACCTATCAGTCGACAATTGAGATGTTCGAGGTTCTGCTTCGCATCCTCCATCCTTTTGTTCCCTTCATTACCGAAGAGATCTGGCATATGCTTAAAGAAAGGCCGCAGGGCTACAGCATCATGTACGAAAAAGCGCCCTCGGTAAAGCCAATCGACAAGGCGAAGATCAGGCTTTTCGAACAGGTTAAGGAAGTGGTTACCTTCATAAGGAACACGAGGACTGAAAAACAGATACCTGTAAAACAGAAATTAGTATTGTGCATTAAACCTGTGGATTACAACAATGATTTCGAATCGGTTATCATAAAACTGGGAAATCTTTCAGAAGTAAAAATTATCAGTGAGAAACCTGAAGGAGCCGCCAGTTTTATAACTGCCGGTGCGGAGTATTACATTCCCCTGGGTGAGTTACATGACAGTGAGCAGGAAACTAAGAAGCTTGAAGAAGAACTCGCTTACCTGGAAGGTTTTCTTGAATCGGTTATGAAAAAACTGACTAATGAAAAGTTTGTCAGCAATGCCCCGCCAAAAGTCCTTGAACTTGAGAACCGCAAAAAATCAGATGCTGAGACAAAGATCAAGGCAATCAGGGAAAGGCTGCTGCAGCTGAAGAATGAGTAG
- the nadC gene encoding carboxylating nicotinate-nucleotide diphosphorylase, with the protein MAALSFINCDLKRKMQINYLDNFIDNALNEDIGDGDHTSRACIPADAIGKAQLHVKDQGVISGIDVAWHILRKVDKDIIFEKFKNDGDLVAPPDIAFIVEGKIRALLKAERLVLNVMQRMSGIATTTRKYTDRLEGLKTKILDTRKTTPGMRMLEKLAVKTGGGQNHRFGLFDMILIKDNHIDFAGGIAAAIERTHEYLSEHKKDLKIEIEARSLEDVRMIMDKGGIDRIMLDNFSIDDTRMAVHLINGRFETESSGGITFDNIRDYAACGVDYISVGALTHHIKSLDLSLKALNYKPDEFGPSRLYL; encoded by the coding sequence ATGGCAGCCCTTTCATTCATCAATTGCGATTTGAAGAGGAAAATGCAGATTAACTATCTTGATAATTTCATAGATAATGCGCTTAACGAGGATATAGGCGACGGTGATCATACTTCCAGGGCCTGTATTCCTGCCGATGCCATTGGCAAGGCCCAGCTTCATGTAAAGGACCAGGGGGTGATTTCCGGCATTGATGTCGCCTGGCACATTCTCCGCAAGGTAGATAAAGACATTATATTCGAGAAATTCAAAAATGACGGCGACCTTGTTGCTCCTCCGGATATAGCTTTTATTGTTGAAGGAAAAATAAGGGCATTGCTCAAAGCGGAGCGCCTGGTTTTAAATGTGATGCAGCGTATGAGCGGCATTGCCACCACTACGCGTAAATACACTGACCGGTTGGAGGGCCTTAAAACTAAAATTCTTGACACTCGAAAAACCACGCCGGGAATGCGAATGCTGGAAAAACTGGCGGTGAAGACCGGTGGCGGGCAAAATCATCGGTTCGGACTATTTGATATGATCCTTATAAAAGACAATCACATTGACTTTGCAGGAGGAATAGCCGCCGCTATTGAGAGAACTCATGAATACCTGTCGGAGCATAAAAAGGATCTTAAAATTGAAATTGAAGCCAGAAGTCTTGAAGATGTAAGGATGATCATGGATAAGGGCGGAATCGACAGGATTATGCTTGATAATTTCTCAATTGATGATACCCGCATGGCCGTTCATCTCATCAATGGCAGGTTTGAAACCGAATCGTCAGGAGGAATAACATTTGATAACATAAGAGATTATGCTGCCTGCGGCGTGGATTATATTTCAGTGGGAGCTCTTACACATCATATAAAAAGCCTGGATCTCAGCCTGAAGGCACTTAATTACAAACCGGATGAATTCGGCCCTTCAAGACTATACCTTTAA
- a CDS encoding DUF1573 domain-containing protein: MKKISVILSLVTLFAALSCTQTSDKTSGSAEASIQFEETEHDFGTIAYNGNGKYEFVFKNTGSVPLVLKNVRSSCGCTVPEWPKEPVKKGETAKIKVIYNTRISGTFSKSISVFSNAGEKPVILTIKGKVEQAEKKDMSGAPALE, from the coding sequence ATGAAAAAGATTTCCGTTATCCTGAGCCTGGTAACTTTGTTTGCTGCTTTGAGTTGTACACAAACATCCGATAAAACATCCGGATCAGCGGAAGCATCCATTCAGTTTGAAGAAACAGAGCATGATTTCGGAACCATTGCCTATAACGGAAACGGCAAGTATGAGTTTGTTTTTAAAAACACGGGCAGTGTTCCGCTAGTTTTAAAAAACGTACGTTCATCATGCGGTTGTACAGTTCCTGAATGGCCCAAAGAACCCGTTAAAAAGGGGGAAACAGCAAAAATAAAAGTAATTTACAATACCCGGATAAGCGGCACTTTCTCAAAATCGATATCCGTTTTTTCAAATGCCGGTGAAAAACCTGTTATTCTCACAATTAAAGGAAAAGTAGAACAGGCGGAAAAGAAAGACATGTCAGGCGCGCCTGCATTAGAATAG